One Maribacter cobaltidurans genomic window carries:
- a CDS encoding riboflavin synthase subunit beta translates to MLSKITRLRKNRRFEYNPRFYDDKGKGSPYKIEPKFDQFRSTINNQRGLKNKISNALEDTRREGDRNVKIRFVIIFAILVLIFFYIIDFDLSIFFS, encoded by the coding sequence ATGCTAAGTAAAATAACGCGTTTACGAAAAAATAGAAGATTCGAGTACAATCCTAGATTCTATGATGATAAGGGGAAGGGAAGTCCTTATAAGATTGAACCTAAATTTGATCAGTTCCGAAGCACCATTAATAACCAAAGGGGTTTAAAAAATAAAATAAGCAATGCCTTGGAGGACACCCGAAGGGAGGGTGATCGGAACGTAAAAATTCGATTTGTAATTATTTTTGCCATTCTCGTATTGATTTTCTTTTATATAATAGATTTCGATCTCTCCATATTTTTTTCCTAA
- a CDS encoding DUF721 domain-containing protein, translated as MSKRENDHQSLQDALSAFIKKNNLQEGMDKVDVRTAWENLMGNGVQNYTTAVELRRDTLFVSLSSSVLREELSHGKSKIISMLNEELGKELIKKLVLR; from the coding sequence ATGTCCAAAAGAGAAAATGACCATCAAAGCTTACAGGATGCATTGTCCGCCTTCATTAAAAAAAATAATCTACAGGAAGGAATGGATAAAGTGGACGTAAGGACAGCATGGGAAAATCTTATGGGAAATGGAGTTCAAAACTATACCACGGCGGTGGAGTTAAGAAGGGACACCCTATTTGTATCATTGTCTTCCTCCGTTCTCAGGGAAGAACTAAGTCATGGCAAATCCAAGATAATAAGTATGCTGAACGAAGAGCTTGGGAAAGAACTGATCAAAAAACTGGTGCTCCGTTAA
- a CDS encoding tetratricopeptide repeat protein has product MATYKKRGFKPKTKVEAQEIEEQESTTAEVFSSLDEGASRTEEWVSKNQNYILGTIGVIAVAVLGYLAYNQFVLNPKEANAANEMYYPQQYFDQALNSTTAKDSLFTLALEGAEGKYGFLDIIEEYSGTKAANLANYSAGMSYLNMNKYQEAIDYLEDFKSDDEILGALAKGGLGDAFMQLDQPSDALGYYEAAFKHSTNDYTTPKFLYKAGVTALEMGNNSKALEYFQRIKDEFSGSDAAKSIDAFIGIAKTGA; this is encoded by the coding sequence ATGGCAACATACAAGAAAAGAGGATTTAAACCCAAAACAAAGGTTGAGGCTCAGGAGATTGAAGAGCAGGAAAGTACAACTGCGGAGGTTTTTAGTTCGTTGGATGAGGGAGCTTCCAGGACCGAGGAATGGGTTTCAAAAAATCAAAACTATATATTAGGTACCATTGGGGTAATCGCGGTGGCCGTATTAGGTTACTTGGCTTACAATCAATTTGTATTGAATCCAAAAGAGGCCAATGCGGCGAATGAAATGTACTATCCACAGCAGTATTTTGATCAAGCATTGAATAGTACCACTGCCAAGGATTCCTTGTTCACCCTTGCTTTGGAAGGTGCAGAGGGTAAATATGGTTTCTTGGACATCATTGAGGAATACAGTGGTACCAAGGCGGCAAATTTGGCCAATTATTCAGCTGGGATGTCCTATTTGAACATGAACAAATACCAAGAAGCGATTGATTACTTGGAGGATTTTAAATCTGATGATGAAATTTTGGGTGCCTTGGCTAAAGGCGGACTAGGGGATGCTTTCATGCAATTGGACCAACCATCGGACGCATTAGGATATTACGAAGCTGCCTTCAAACATAGTACAAACGATTACACAACACCTAAATTCTTGTACAAAGCAGGAGTTACGGCCTTGGAAATGGGCAATAATTCAAAGGCCTTGGAATACTTCCAAAGAATCAAGGACGAGTTTTCAGGTTCTGATGCCGCTAAATCCATAGATGCTTTTATTGGCATTGCGAAAACTGGGGCATAA
- the recF gene encoding DNA replication/repair protein RecF (All proteins in this family for which functions are known are DNA-binding proteins that assist the filamentation of RecA onto DNA for the initiation of recombination or recombinational repair.), with product MYLKTLSLLNYKNFESKSLDFDSKINCFVGDNGVGKTNILDSIYHLSFGKSYFNPVSSQNIKHDADFFVIEGHFQKDEKEEKIVCSLKKGNKKVIKRNGKPYERFADHIGVLPLVIISPADRDLILEGSDVRRKFMDGVISQSDKDYLQYLINYNKVLSQRNALLKYFAANHTFDRATLSVYNDQLRSYGTEIFKKRVKFLEDFIPIFKEQYEAITNNTENVDLTYDSKLLSEDLGSLLENHLDKDRALQYTSVGIHKDDLNFTIKEFPIKKFGSQGQQKSFLIALKFAQFHFMRKLSGTNPILLLDDIFDKLDENRVSHIISLVNKENFGQIFVSDTHAERTEEVVKKIHQTYKIFKL from the coding sequence ATGTATTTAAAGACCCTTTCCCTTCTTAATTACAAAAATTTCGAATCCAAAAGTTTAGATTTTGACTCAAAAATCAACTGTTTTGTCGGGGATAACGGAGTGGGAAAGACCAATATCCTGGATTCAATTTATCATCTATCTTTTGGCAAAAGTTATTTTAACCCAGTATCGTCCCAAAATATTAAGCATGATGCCGATTTCTTTGTTATAGAGGGACATTTCCAAAAGGATGAAAAAGAAGAGAAAATAGTCTGCAGTCTAAAAAAGGGCAATAAAAAGGTCATCAAGAGAAATGGAAAACCTTACGAAAGGTTTGCCGATCATATAGGGGTTTTACCTTTGGTAATCATCTCTCCGGCGGACCGGGACCTTATCCTAGAGGGAAGCGATGTACGCAGAAAATTTATGGACGGTGTCATCTCCCAATCGGACAAGGATTACCTGCAATATTTAATAAATTACAACAAAGTACTTTCCCAAAGAAATGCGTTATTAAAGTATTTTGCCGCCAATCACACCTTTGACAGGGCCACGCTATCCGTCTACAATGACCAGTTGCGAAGCTACGGCACAGAAATATTCAAAAAAAGGGTGAAGTTTTTGGAAGATTTTATTCCGATTTTCAAAGAACAGTATGAGGCTATCACCAACAATACCGAGAATGTAGATCTTACGTATGACAGTAAATTGCTCTCAGAGGACCTTGGTTCCTTACTGGAAAATCATCTGGATAAGGATAGGGCCCTGCAATATACCAGTGTTGGGATTCATAAAGACGACCTGAACTTCACCATAAAGGAATTCCCAATAAAGAAATTTGGAAGCCAAGGCCAGCAAAAATCCTTTTTGATCGCCCTGAAGTTCGCTCAGTTCCATTTTATGAGAAAACTATCTGGCACCAACCCCATTTTACTCTTAGACGATATTTTTGACAAACTCGATGAAAATAGGGTTTCCCATATTATTTCATTGGTAAACAAGGAAAATTTTGGTCAGATATTTGTTAGCGATACCCATGCCGAACGGACCGAGGAGGTAGTTAAAAAAATTCATCAGACCTATAAAATTTTTAAACTTTAA
- a CDS encoding nucleoside-diphosphate kinase, with the protein MTTNRTFTMIKPDAVENGHIGAILEKITAAGFKIVAMKYTQLSVRDAQEFYAIHKERPFFGELVEFMTRGPIVSAILEKENAVEDFRALIGATNPAEAAEGTVRKMFAKDIAENAIHGSDSDENAAIESAFHFSGREIF; encoded by the coding sequence ATGACTACAAATAGAACTTTCACAATGATAAAGCCAGACGCTGTTGAAAACGGTCATATTGGGGCAATTTTGGAAAAAATTACTGCAGCCGGTTTTAAGATTGTGGCAATGAAATACACACAATTGAGTGTTAGGGACGCTCAAGAATTTTATGCGATACACAAGGAAAGACCTTTCTTTGGCGAGTTGGTAGAATTTATGACCAGGGGACCCATTGTTTCCGCCATTTTAGAAAAGGAAAATGCCGTGGAGGATTTTAGGGCTCTAATTGGGGCAACAAACCCTGCTGAAGCTGCCGAGGGGACCGTTCGAAAAATGTTCGCCAAGGATATCGCTGAAAATGCCATTCATGGTTCCGACAGTGATGAAAATGCGGCAATTGAAAGTGCATTCCATTTTTCCGGAAGGGAAATTTTTTAA
- the mutL gene encoding DNA mismatch repair endonuclease MutL has translation MADIIRLLPDHVANQIAAGEVVQRPASVVKELLENAIDAQSTDIKLIVKDGGKTLIQVVDNGIGMSDTDARLSFERHATSKIQKAEDLFNLHTKGFRGEALASIAAIAHVEMMTRTEDEEVGTHIKIEGSKIISQEVAVVPKGTSMMVKNLFFNIPARRNFLKSDQVEFRHITDEFHRVALAHPQISFSFYNNGSDVFNLPGNDFKKRIVQIFGRKTNEKLVPINEDTNVVRISGYIQKPEFAKKSRGEQFFFANNRFIKSPYLHHAVLGAFEGLIKPGTHPGYFICLEVDPATIDINIHPTKTEVKFDDEHTLYAYLKSTIKHSLGQFNVAPSLDFEKDQNLETPYNFKDKAVSMPGISVDADFNPFQKSRTAKAVGYSKQPNAQGWENMYQGLERKVPNRESSILEMESEGFNSSIFDGTETQDTVTTTFQLRKKYIVSTIKSGMLIINQSRAHQRVLYEGFLKNITIKEAVSQQLLFPLTLNFTHGEISILREIKESLCAVGFVFGDITHETVEIKGVPVVVTESEVQMVMEQLISDFQMEALEDSFSQVDMLAKTLSKTLSVKTGEILDERSQLGLVNDLFACKESALSPFNKRTYITLTENDIDRKFI, from the coding sequence ATGGCAGATATTATTAGACTCTTGCCCGATCACGTTGCCAACCAGATAGCAGCGGGAGAAGTAGTTCAGCGACCCGCCTCTGTGGTTAAGGAGTTGTTGGAAAATGCCATTGATGCCCAATCCACGGATATAAAATTGATCGTTAAGGATGGGGGGAAAACTTTGATTCAGGTTGTTGATAATGGTATTGGTATGAGCGATACGGATGCTCGTTTGAGCTTTGAGCGCCATGCTACCTCAAAAATCCAAAAGGCAGAAGATCTCTTTAATTTACATACCAAAGGTTTTAGGGGGGAGGCGTTGGCATCCATAGCGGCCATTGCCCATGTGGAAATGATGACGCGTACTGAGGATGAGGAAGTGGGTACCCATATAAAAATCGAGGGAAGTAAAATAATAAGTCAGGAAGTTGCAGTGGTTCCCAAAGGAACTTCTATGATGGTAAAGAACCTTTTTTTTAATATTCCGGCCAGAAGAAACTTTTTAAAGTCGGACCAAGTCGAGTTTAGACACATTACCGATGAATTTCACAGGGTTGCTCTGGCACATCCTCAAATTTCATTCAGCTTTTATAACAATGGGAGTGATGTTTTCAACCTTCCCGGTAATGATTTCAAAAAAAGGATAGTTCAAATTTTTGGAAGAAAGACCAACGAAAAGCTGGTACCCATTAACGAGGATACCAATGTGGTCAGGATTTCGGGATACATTCAAAAACCTGAATTCGCTAAAAAGAGTAGGGGTGAGCAATTCTTTTTCGCCAATAATCGATTTATTAAGAGCCCCTATCTGCATCATGCTGTACTGGGCGCGTTCGAAGGATTGATAAAACCCGGTACCCATCCAGGTTATTTTATTTGTTTGGAGGTAGATCCTGCAACTATAGATATTAATATCCATCCAACAAAAACCGAGGTTAAGTTTGATGATGAACATACGCTGTATGCCTATTTAAAGTCGACTATTAAGCATAGCTTAGGGCAGTTCAACGTGGCTCCATCCCTAGATTTCGAAAAAGATCAGAATTTGGAAACGCCATATAATTTTAAGGATAAAGCCGTTTCCATGCCCGGTATTAGCGTTGACGCGGATTTTAACCCATTTCAAAAATCAAGGACTGCAAAAGCGGTGGGATATTCAAAGCAACCTAACGCACAAGGTTGGGAAAATATGTACCAAGGCTTGGAACGGAAAGTGCCTAATAGGGAATCAAGTATTCTGGAAATGGAATCCGAGGGTTTCAATAGCTCCATTTTTGATGGTACTGAAACCCAGGATACGGTGACCACCACGTTTCAATTGCGAAAAAAATATATTGTTTCCACTATAAAATCCGGTATGTTGATCATTAACCAGAGCAGGGCGCACCAACGGGTGCTCTATGAAGGTTTTTTAAAGAATATAACGATAAAGGAAGCTGTGAGCCAACAATTGTTATTTCCGTTGACCTTGAATTTCACACATGGCGAGATTTCTATTTTGCGGGAAATAAAGGAAAGTCTTTGTGCGGTTGGTTTTGTTTTTGGGGATATTACCCATGAAACCGTGGAGATTAAAGGTGTACCTGTTGTAGTAACCGAAAGCGAGGTGCAAATGGTGATGGAACAATTAATATCGGACTTTCAGATGGAAGCTTTGGAGGACAGTTTTTCCCAAGTAGATATGTTGGCCAAAACGCTGTCCAAAACTTTGTCGGTTAAAACCGGGGAGATATTGGACGAACGTTCCCAATTGGGATTGGTCAATGACCTCTTCGCCTGCAAGGAAAGTGCACTGAGCCCTTTTAACAAACGTACCTACATCACGCTAACAGAAAATGATATTGATAGAAAATTTATATAA
- the ribH gene encoding 6,7-dimethyl-8-ribityllumazine synthase, translating into MATENKNLSHYDKESIPNAREFRFGIVVSEWNANITEGLYQGAIDALLDCGALDSNIIRWNVPGSFELTFGCKKLIRQEKLDAVIAIGSVIQGETKHFDFVCSATAQGIKDLNVQLDVPVIFCVLTDNTMQQAVDRSGGKHGNKGAEAAIAAIKMATLGA; encoded by the coding sequence ATGGCCACCGAGAATAAAAATTTATCGCACTACGATAAAGAATCGATTCCAAATGCGAGAGAGTTTCGATTTGGGATTGTGGTATCCGAATGGAACGCCAACATTACCGAGGGATTGTATCAAGGAGCAATAGACGCCCTACTGGATTGCGGAGCTCTGGACTCCAATATAATTCGATGGAATGTACCGGGTAGTTTTGAACTTACCTTTGGATGTAAAAAACTGATACGACAAGAAAAATTGGATGCGGTTATTGCCATAGGAAGTGTCATCCAAGGCGAAACCAAGCATTTCGATTTTGTATGCAGTGCCACGGCCCAAGGAATCAAGGACCTAAATGTGCAGCTTGATGTTCCTGTCATTTTCTGTGTACTGACAGACAACACCATGCAACAGGCTGTTGACCGTAGCGGAGGCAAGCATGGAAACAAAGGGGCGGAGGCAGCCATTGCGGCAATTAAGATGGCTACTCTAGGCGCTTAA